Proteins from a single region of Fundulus heteroclitus isolate FHET01 chromosome 12, MU-UCD_Fhet_4.1, whole genome shotgun sequence:
- the LOC110367691 gene encoding GTPase IMAP family member 8-like isoform X2: MKKKQFDFFKLNPFKKSELACGEWNGKPLKVVKLPDIFNLSMKALLEEINSCLTLCLPGPNVLLLLVKPSDFNEKDRKILNFVMTLFHQDAFKHAMVIITHDNEMRPSVNELLSDCNGRHYNMFREDFTQLMEEIENIVHENKGTYLSLKEETSRPQQEQIKPSLNLVLCGRRGAGKTSAAKAILGQTELRSNSSVSIKNQGEVSRRWVSVVELPALYGRSERERMKESFRCVSLCDPEGVHAFILVLPVGPLTDEDKGELQTIQDMFNSVVNDFTMVLFTVESDPKAPDVVNFISRDRDIQRLIQRCGARYVVVNIKDKQQIPELLSGVEKTIILKNSPRFYTSETFTRAQMEKTIKQNEHITRLEAEMKKLKKTQSDLCTESDQSSANLRIVLIGKTGCGKSSSGNTILGRKAFKAESSPKSVTKRCQKEECVVDGRPVAVVDTPGLFDDSLSHEEVNDETLKCMSLLAPGPHVFLLVLRIGRFTPEEKETLRLIKEGFGKGSEKFTIILFTNGDNLEHEEKTIEDYIREDELLEKLISDCGGRYHVFNNYDRQNRTQVSDLIRKIDRMEKENNGCFYTNEMLQEAEAAIQKKTEKILKEKEEEMKREREELKRKYEEDMQEMKRKMEEEKEKLKQEADWKLKEMKENIDKEHKQREREQAKREKEKRKRETDDKTHRQSFIQQLDDLDKQIQLEKEEKNSVNRELERIREEKEKDKEAWEKERKEWWEKQKEEEEKRKEEEQRKLRELEEQYKEERERYEEERKKEEQIRREQEEKERKILEEKLERLQKEYKDRAREEAVKSNEFQEKYKKEFEAQKEALKEQMKDKDEKYDLLKALAAYKESEKRKQHQREISNLVNCVSKKTENITAVKDLLIKHEEELKQTNTETEKEKMQKSHETEISELVEKLLRETETKSSCSIL, translated from the exons ATGAAGAAAAAGCAATTTGACTTTTTCAAACTTAACCCTTTCAAGAAAAGTGAGTTGGCCTGTGGAGAATGGAACGGAAAACCACTGAAGGTTGTAAAATTGCCTGACATATTCAATCTTTCAATGAAAGCTTTATTAGAAGAAATTAACAGTTGTTTGACACTTTGCCTTCCTGGACCGAACGTTCTGCTGCTGTTAGTGAAGCCTTCAGATTTCAATGAGAAGGACAGAAAAATACTGAATTTTGTTATGACTTTGTTTCATCAAGATGCCTTCAAGCATGCCATGGTCATCATAACACATGATAATGAAATGAGACCCTCTGTTAATGAACTTTTAAGCGATTGCAATGGAAGACACTACAATATGTTTAGAGAAGATTTCACCCAGTTGATGGAGGAGATCGAGAACATAGTGCATGAAAACAAAGGAACATATCTTTCCTTGAAAGAAGAGACCAGCAGACCCCAACAGGAACAGATCAAACCTTCACTAAACCTGGTTCTGTGTGGGAGGAGAGGAGCAGGGAAGACCTCAGCAGCCaaggccatcttaggtcagactgAGCTAAGATCCAACTCATCAGTTAGTATTAAAAACCAGGGAGAGGTCAGCAGACGTTGGGTTTCTGTGGTGGAGCTGCCTGCCTTGTACGGAAGATCAGAGCGGGAAAGGATGAAGGAATCATTCAGGTGCGTCTCCCTCTGTGATCCTGAGGGGGTCCACGCCTTCATCCTGGTCCTACCTGTAGGTCCCCTCACTGATGAAGACAAAGGAGAGTTACAGACCATCCAGGACATGTTCAACTCTGTGGTCAATGACTTCACCATGGTTCTGTTCACTGTGGAGTCAGATCCTAAAGCTCCAGATGTGGTTAACTTTATaagcagagacagagacatCCAGAGGCTTATTCAGAGATGTGGAGCAAGATATGTTGTTGTCAACATCAAGGACAAGCAGCAGATTCCAGAACTGCTAAGCGGGGTGGAAAAAACAATCATTCTCAAGAATTCACCACGTTTTTACACTTCAGAGACTTTTACAAGGGCCCAAATGGAGAAGaccataaaacaaaatgaacacaTCACCAGACTAGAGGCTGAAATGAAGAAACTCAAAAAGACACAGTCTGATCTTT gtACTGAATCAGATCAAAGCTCTGCGAATCTGAGGATTGTTCTAATTGGAAAGACCGGTTGTGGAAAGAGTTCTTCTGGAAACACAATTCTGGGACGTAAAGCCTTTAAAGCCGAGTCCAGCCCCAAATCAGTCACAAAACGTTGTCAGAAAGAAGAGTGTGTGGTGGACGGTCGTCCTGTTGCTGTCGTCGACACTCCTGGTTTATTTGATGACAGTTTGAGCCATGAAGAAGTTAATGATGAGACTTTGAAATGTATGAGTCTCCTGGCTCCAGGTCCACATGTCTTCCTGCTGGTGTTACGGATTGGAAGATTCACTCCAGAGGAGAAGGAGACTTTAAGATTAATAAAGGAAGGCTTTGGAAAAGGTTCAGAAAAGTTCACCATCATTCTTTTTACAAATGGGGATAATTTGGAACATGAGGAGAAGACAATCGAGGATTACATAAGAGAAGATGAATTGTTAGAGAAGCTCATTTCTGACTGTGGAGGAAGATACCATGTGTTTAACAACTATGACAGACAGAACCGAACACAGGTCAGTGACCTGATTAGAAAGATCGACAGGATGGAGAAGGAAAATAACGGCTGCTTCTACACCAATGAGATGCTGCAGGAGGCTGAAGCTGCcatccagaaaaaaacagagaagattCTCAAGGAGAAGGAAGAAGAGatgaagagagagagggaggaactTAAGAGAAAGTATGAGGAAGATATGCaagaaatgaaaaggaaaatggaagaagaaaaagaaaaactaaaacaggaagCAGACTGGAAACTGAAGGAAATGAAAGAGAATATTGATAAAGAGCATAAACAAAGAGAGAGGGAGCAggcaaagagagaaaaagaaaagaggaaaagagaaaCCGATGACAAAACTCACCGACAGAGTTTTATACAGCAGCTTGACGATCTGGACAAACAAATTCAAttagaaaaagaggaaaagaacagTGTCAACAGAGAGCTGGAAAGGATCAGAGAAGAGAAGGAGAAAGATAAAGAGGCTTGGGAAAAAGAACGCAAAGAATGGtgggagaaacaaaaagaggaagaagagaagagaaaagaggaagagcAAAGAAAACTGAGAGAACTTGAGGAGCAGTACAAGGAGGAACGTGAAAGAtatgaagaggaaagaaagaaagaagaacaaaTCAGaagagaacaagaagaaaaagaacgaAAGATTTTAGAGGAAAAGCTGGAACGACTTCAAAAGGAATACAAAGACAGAGCGAGAGAGGAAGCTGTCAAGTCAAACGAATTCCAggagaaatataaaaaggagTTTGAAGCACAAAAGGAGGCGCTTAAGGAGCAAATGAAGGACAAGGATGAGAAGTATGACCTGTTGAAGGCACTGGCAGCATACAAGGAATCAGAAAAGAGGAAGCAACATCAGCGTGAAATTAGTAATTTAGTGAACTGTGTCTCCAAGAAGACTGAAAATATAACAGCAGTTAAAGATTTACTAATAAAACACGAGGAAGAATTAAAGCAGACCAATACAgagacagaaaaggaaaaaatgcagaaaagtcATGAAACTGAAATAAGTGAACTGGTGGAGAAACTTCTTAGGgaaacagagacaaaatccTCGTGTTCCATTTTATGA